One Roseimaritima multifibrata DNA window includes the following coding sequences:
- a CDS encoding GDP-mannose 4,6-dehydratase, whose product MNWHGKKVLVTGAGGFIGSHLTERLVELGADVRALVHYNSGGRRGWLDESPLQDQMTVLAGDITDAGSVREAMKDREVVFHLAALIAIPYSYVAPNSYVQTNVVGTVNVLEAARQLNTERIVHTSTSEVYGSALQVPISEDHPLQGQSPYSASKIGADKLVESYYNSFELPVTTVRPFNTFGPRQSARAVLPTIITQCLTGDSVRLGSLTPTRDLNYVANTVHGFISAAASPAAIGRTMNVGSGQEISIGDLAHLIAELVGKPITIESDEQRHRPEKSEVQRLLADNRLAKELIDWEPIVDFRTGLSNTIDWFRENLAGYRPDVYNV is encoded by the coding sequence ATGAATTGGCATGGAAAAAAAGTATTAGTGACTGGCGCAGGTGGCTTTATTGGAAGTCACCTAACCGAACGACTGGTTGAATTAGGTGCCGATGTCCGTGCACTCGTTCACTACAATTCCGGTGGCCGCAGGGGTTGGCTGGACGAATCCCCACTTCAAGATCAGATGACGGTCTTGGCCGGTGATATCACCGATGCAGGCTCGGTACGAGAAGCTATGAAAGATCGTGAAGTCGTCTTTCATTTGGCAGCTTTGATCGCGATTCCCTATTCCTACGTCGCACCGAATTCCTACGTCCAAACCAATGTCGTGGGAACGGTCAACGTGCTGGAAGCGGCTCGACAGTTAAACACGGAACGCATCGTCCACACTTCCACCAGCGAAGTCTACGGATCCGCGCTCCAAGTTCCGATCTCTGAAGATCATCCACTGCAGGGGCAATCCCCTTATTCGGCCAGTAAAATCGGTGCCGACAAACTTGTTGAATCTTATTACAACTCGTTTGAATTGCCAGTGACAACCGTCCGCCCATTCAACACCTTTGGGCCTCGCCAGTCGGCACGTGCAGTCCTGCCAACAATCATTACCCAATGTCTAACCGGCGACTCGGTTCGACTGGGCAGTTTGACACCGACGCGCGACCTAAATTACGTCGCCAACACGGTGCACGGTTTTATTTCCGCTGCGGCAAGCCCAGCAGCTATCGGGCGAACCATGAATGTTGGTTCCGGACAGGAAATCAGCATCGGTGACCTTGCCCACCTGATTGCCGAGTTGGTTGGCAAGCCGATCACCATCGAAAGTGATGAACAACGACACCGGCCGGAAAAAAGTGAAGTCCAGCGGCTACTCGCCGATAACCGTTTGGCGAAAGAACTAATTGACTGGGAACCGATTGTCGATTTCCGTACTGGGTTGTCCAATACGATCGATTGGTTCCGAGAAAACCTGGCAGGATACCGTCCCGATGTCTACAACGTGTAA
- a CDS encoding LegC family aminotransferase, with product MSTTCKAISAESIVQTLRACFPAHERLALHEPFFGGSEDAYVSDCVTTGWVSSVGAYVDRFEQDLAAYTGAKHAIAVVNGTAALHISLKLAGVQPDDEVLCPALTFVATANAISYCGAIPHFIDSESNTLGVDAGKLSDYLKDIAVEDGESYRNKRTGRTLKAIVPVHTLGHPVDLDPIIEVCERYRLELVEDAAESLGSTYKGRHTGTFGIANAISFNGNKIITTGGGGAILTDNTPLATRAKHLVTTAKQPHPWKYEHDALGYNYRLPNINAALGCAQLEKLPQLLKWKRSIYSTYQTAFSETPQVRIVGEPDSSQSNYWLNALQIQGDRSFRDAIIESAHLQGIAVRPMWSLLNTMPMYLEAPAMDLDTSERLEQQIISLPSSAILGAP from the coding sequence ATGTCTACAACGTGTAAAGCGATTTCAGCGGAATCGATTGTCCAAACCCTTCGAGCCTGCTTCCCGGCCCATGAACGCTTGGCCCTCCACGAACCCTTCTTCGGAGGCTCCGAAGATGCGTACGTAAGCGACTGCGTTACCACCGGTTGGGTCTCATCAGTCGGTGCCTACGTCGATCGTTTCGAACAGGACCTCGCTGCCTACACGGGGGCTAAACACGCGATTGCGGTTGTAAACGGCACTGCAGCTTTGCATATTTCGTTGAAATTAGCAGGCGTCCAGCCTGACGACGAAGTCCTCTGCCCTGCTCTCACATTCGTCGCAACGGCAAATGCCATCTCCTACTGCGGAGCCATTCCCCACTTCATCGACTCAGAATCCAATACTCTTGGAGTCGATGCTGGCAAATTGAGCGATTATTTAAAAGACATCGCGGTCGAAGACGGCGAATCCTATCGAAACAAACGGACCGGGCGAACCCTAAAAGCGATTGTCCCTGTCCATACCCTGGGCCATCCGGTCGACCTAGATCCCATCATCGAGGTTTGCGAACGCTATCGTTTAGAACTGGTCGAGGACGCCGCTGAGTCCCTGGGCTCTACCTACAAAGGACGACACACCGGAACCTTTGGGATCGCAAACGCGATTAGTTTCAACGGGAACAAAATCATTACGACTGGTGGCGGCGGAGCTATCCTAACCGACAATACTCCGTTGGCGACACGGGCAAAACACTTAGTAACGACAGCCAAACAGCCACACCCTTGGAAATATGAACACGATGCGTTGGGGTACAACTATCGTCTCCCCAACATCAACGCTGCACTTGGCTGCGCTCAACTGGAGAAACTTCCGCAGTTGTTAAAATGGAAGCGTTCGATTTATTCAACTTACCAAACGGCATTTTCTGAGACTCCGCAAGTTAGAATTGTTGGTGAGCCAGATTCCTCACAAAGCAACTATTGGCTGAATGCTCTACAAATTCAGGGCGACCGTTCATTCCGCGACGCAATTATCGAAAGTGCCCATCTTCAAGGGATTGCAGTAAGGCCAATGTGGTCTTTATTGAACACCATGCCGATGTACCTCGAAGCCCCTGCGATGGACTTGGATACGAGTGAACGACTTGAACAACAAATAATCAGCTTGCCGAGTAGTGCAATTCTGGGTGCCCCATAA
- a CDS encoding oligosaccharide repeat unit polymerase, translating into MDLAAHQDFSRRRQKPLAAGLGHDDTATQKLLWQYCAIALVTYLLAFAFHYTPPLLYVVCITAVYCSATPTFLLSPRNVLYAYHLLFYGIAVMGAERYADFDYSDPAVNLSYLMLTVSYLVSYLTLFHAERIQTSRYRFLRVLTERPDASHFLSRYSFLTAIGSILFAILLVLSTGGLAHWMADPGRAFLGREGGGIYYILLLMSTSVAASCIGTNCYLGKSKITLVAYLLILVILTPVLGGKQRVFMTLIFLFLPWVFFARTKSRKAFYVFVAFLSCFALGTWFRNMHWIQAGDMLAYSLNYFSTLDNLVMSVRDFEPGWLQTTFLPFNKFLTPFGTGGDVVFYDMSAWLTSIYFPHFWDLRCTEQWPIETDLYLSFHYIFGLPLLMGYMTIVGVLSSVAYRSGSLGFMLVSTYVTLMLPTHLRGGLIIWTEFYLVPFWLLCLWFLGSTLIKHRTGDRTSTPSTAVI; encoded by the coding sequence ATGGATTTGGCCGCACATCAAGACTTCTCGCGTCGGAGACAAAAGCCACTGGCCGCAGGGTTGGGGCACGATGACACAGCGACACAAAAATTGCTTTGGCAGTACTGTGCAATTGCATTAGTAACCTATTTGCTAGCGTTCGCTTTTCACTATACGCCCCCACTGCTCTACGTCGTCTGCATCACTGCCGTCTACTGCAGCGCAACACCAACCTTCCTTCTCTCCCCGCGGAACGTTCTGTACGCTTACCACCTCTTGTTCTACGGAATCGCCGTGATGGGTGCCGAGCGATACGCGGACTTCGATTATAGTGACCCGGCAGTCAACTTGAGCTACCTAATGTTGACCGTAAGCTATTTGGTCTCCTATCTAACCCTCTTCCACGCTGAGAGAATTCAAACGAGTCGATATCGTTTTCTTCGCGTTCTTACCGAGCGGCCCGACGCATCTCACTTTCTTTCGCGTTACTCTTTTCTAACGGCAATCGGCAGTATTCTCTTCGCTATTTTACTAGTACTTAGCACAGGCGGTCTCGCGCATTGGATGGCCGATCCCGGCAGAGCTTTTCTAGGGCGTGAAGGTGGCGGCATCTATTATATTCTCCTGCTAATGTCCACCTCCGTAGCAGCCAGTTGCATTGGGACGAACTGCTATTTAGGAAAAAGCAAAATCACATTGGTCGCTTACCTACTTATTCTGGTAATTTTGACTCCGGTGTTGGGTGGAAAGCAACGAGTTTTCATGACCTTGATATTCCTTTTTTTGCCGTGGGTATTTTTTGCTCGAACAAAATCACGAAAAGCCTTTTACGTCTTCGTAGCTTTTCTGTCCTGCTTTGCGCTGGGAACATGGTTTCGGAACATGCACTGGATCCAGGCGGGAGACATGCTGGCATACTCGCTGAACTATTTCAGCACGCTGGACAATTTGGTGATGAGTGTACGCGATTTCGAACCGGGCTGGCTCCAAACGACCTTCTTACCTTTCAACAAATTCCTAACTCCTTTTGGCACAGGGGGGGATGTTGTTTTCTATGACATGAGCGCGTGGCTAACATCGATCTACTTCCCACATTTCTGGGACCTGCGATGCACCGAACAATGGCCCATCGAAACCGACTTATACCTTAGTTTTCACTATATTTTCGGTCTCCCATTGCTGATGGGCTACATGACCATTGTCGGAGTTCTTTCGAGTGTTGCATATCGCTCCGGTTCACTCGGCTTTATGCTCGTATCCACCTACGTCACTCTCATGTTACCTACACACTTGCGAGGGGGACTAATCATCTGGACCGAATTCTATTTAGTTCCTTTTTGGCTGCTGTGCCTTTGGTTTTTAGGTTCAACTCTCATTAAGCACCGGACAGGTGACCGCACCTCCACTCCCTCCACCGCAGTAATTTAG